The following are encoded in a window of Bacillus sp. SORGH_AS_0510 genomic DNA:
- a CDS encoding redoxin domain-containing protein: MIKKIIAAVVLITLLTVAIVQAMDKKTEAPETSSQATANKEGLAIGGKAPDFQLKTLTGENVKLSDLKGKKVMLNFWATWCPPCKAEMPEMEQFSKLAGDDIVILAVNIDPQLDVKGFVNENKITFPILLDAEDKVNEAYQVISIPTTYFIDTNGVIQNKFTGSMTLDVMKDFTRKLK, from the coding sequence ATGATAAAGAAAATAATTGCTGCCGTTGTTTTAATTACACTCCTAACCGTAGCGATTGTACAAGCAATGGATAAAAAGACAGAGGCACCCGAAACGTCAAGTCAGGCTACTGCAAATAAAGAAGGGCTTGCTATTGGAGGCAAAGCACCCGATTTTCAATTGAAAACACTAACAGGAGAAAACGTCAAACTCTCTGACTTAAAAGGTAAAAAGGTTATGCTTAATTTCTGGGCAACCTGGTGCCCGCCATGTAAAGCAGAAATGCCAGAAATGGAACAATTCTCAAAGCTGGCAGGAGATGATATCGTTATTTTGGCTGTTAACATCGATCCACAGTTGGATGTCAAAGGATTTGTTAATGAAAACAAGATCACTTTCCCTATCCTATTAGATGCTGAAGACAAAGTGAATGAGGCCTATCAAGTAATATCCATACCAACCACATATTTTATAGATACAAACGGGGTAATTCAAAATAAATTTACTGGATCTATGACCCTTGATGTAATGAAAGATTTTACCCGAAAATTAAAATAA
- a CDS encoding acid-soluble spore protein N: protein MGKGYQTKRFQPDHVGTQPRGFSGNKGKKMNDTSGKHAQVIQTKGE from the coding sequence ATGGGTAAAGGTTATCAAACGAAACGTTTTCAACCAGACCATGTAGGAACGCAACCACGTGGTTTTAGTGGAAATAAAGGTAAAAAGATGAATGATACATCAGGTAAACATGCACAGGTAATTCAAACTAAAGGTGAATAA
- a CDS encoding FbpB family small basic protein, translated as MRKPRKRSFAELVLENKSQLLKDHAAMEKIEQRLEEKRLGKAE; from the coding sequence ATGAGAAAACCTAGAAAACGCTCATTTGCAGAACTTGTACTAGAAAATAAATCACAGCTTTTGAAAGATCATGCTGCAATGGAAAAGATTGAACAGCGCTTAGAAGAGAAACGACTCGGGAAAGCAGAGTAA
- the mtnA gene encoding S-methyl-5-thioribose-1-phosphate isomerase produces the protein MEHTFLQSVSYDNGILKILDQTKIPSVTEFLEITKIEDAWDAIKQLKVRGAPAIGIAAAYGLVVGTKDAPENSFEDFYTYFKKQADYLATSRPTAVNLFWALKRMDERALKEKDHPVAQIKASLEEEAHTIRNEDEEVCRTIGEHALTLLHDGMGVLTHCNAGGIATARYGTALAPLYLAKEKGWNINVFADETRPLLQGARLTAWELMQSGIDVTLITDNMAAMVMQKGWVQAVIVGCDRVAANGDVANKIGTYGVALLAKAHNIPFYVAAPLSTVDLDTKTGEEIPIEERDASEITHGFGKRTAPEGVKVFNPAFDVTPHELVTAIITEKGILKGNYKEELPKLFQ, from the coding sequence ATGGAGCACACTTTTTTACAATCTGTGTCTTATGATAATGGGATATTAAAAATATTAGATCAAACTAAAATTCCAAGTGTAACAGAATTTTTAGAGATCACTAAAATTGAAGATGCATGGGATGCCATTAAGCAATTAAAGGTTCGTGGTGCACCCGCTATCGGAATAGCCGCTGCTTACGGATTAGTAGTAGGAACAAAAGATGCGCCTGAGAATTCTTTTGAGGACTTTTATACTTATTTTAAGAAACAAGCAGATTATCTAGCTACTTCCCGTCCAACCGCAGTCAATTTATTTTGGGCGTTAAAGCGGATGGATGAGCGGGCACTAAAAGAAAAAGATCATCCAGTTGCCCAAATTAAGGCTTCTCTTGAAGAGGAAGCACATACAATACGGAATGAGGACGAAGAAGTTTGTCGTACCATTGGAGAACATGCTTTGACACTGTTGCATGATGGAATGGGCGTTCTTACACATTGCAACGCAGGTGGAATTGCGACAGCGAGATATGGAACAGCTCTAGCTCCACTTTATTTAGCAAAAGAAAAAGGTTGGAATATAAACGTATTTGCAGATGAAACAAGACCATTGCTACAGGGTGCGCGTCTAACTGCTTGGGAGTTAATGCAATCAGGGATTGATGTTACCTTAATTACGGATAATATGGCGGCCATGGTCATGCAAAAAGGCTGGGTTCAAGCGGTCATTGTCGGCTGTGACCGAGTAGCAGCAAATGGCGATGTAGCGAATAAAATTGGTACCTATGGTGTGGCATTATTGGCGAAAGCACACAATATCCCGTTCTACGTCGCTGCGCCACTCTCAACCGTTGATTTAGATACAAAAACAGGCGAGGAAATCCCTATTGAGGAACGTGATGCCTCTGAAATTACGCATGGTTTTGGAAAAAGAACTGCTCCAGAAGGTGTAAAGGTGTTTAATCCGGCCTTTGATGTGACGCCGCATGAACTTGTAACTGCTATTATTACTGAAAAGGGTATACTAAAAGGAAATTACAAAGAAGAGCTTCCAAAACTTTTTCAATGA
- the acnA gene encoding aconitate hydratase AcnA → MVKNDVFNARSSFEVNGKRYHYYRLAALEEAGIGNVSKLPYSVKVLLESVLRQYDGRVITKEHVENLAKWGTAELKEVDVPFKPSRVILQDFTGVPAVVDLASLRKAMADLGGDPDKINPEKTVDLVIDHSVQVDAYGSADSLKVNMDLEFERNAERYQFLSWAQKSFNNYRAVPPATGIVHQVNLEYLADVVHVSETDGELEAYPDTLVGTDSHTTMINGLGVLGWGVGGIEAEAGMLGQPSYFPVPEVVGVKLTGELPNGATATDLALKVTQVLRSQGVVGKFVEFFGPGVSVLPLADRATIANMAPEYGATCGFFAIDGESLEYMRLTGRDEEQIQVVEQYCKENGLFFNPSEEPVYTNVVEIDLSVIEANLSGPKRPQDLIPLSKMKEEFTKAVSAPQGNQGFGLQADELAKEATIKFNNGEEAAIKTGAVAIASITSCTNTSNPYVLVGAGLVAKKAVELGMEVPKFVKTSLAPGSKVVTGYLRDSGLLPYLEQIGFNLVGYGCTTCIGNSGPLKEEIEKTIAENDLLVTSVLSGNRNFEGRIHPLVKANYLASPPLVVAYALAGTVNIDFANEAIGKDKDGNDVFFKDIWPSTAEVNDVVKRTVTPELFRREYENVFGDNERWNEIKTSNEPLYTWDEDSTYIANPPFFEGLSPEPGTVEPLAGLRVVGKFGDSVTTDHISPAGAIGKNTPAGKYLLEKGVQPRDFNSYGSRRGNHEVMMRGTFANIRIRNQIAPGTEGGFTTYWPTGEVTSIYDACMKYKENGTGLMVLAGKDYGMGSSRDWAAKGTNLLGIKTVLAESFERIHRSNLVLMGVLPLQFKDGDSAETLGLTGKETFEVQVDENVRPRDLVKVTATDEAGNKKEFEVLVRFDSEVEIDYYRHGGILQMVLREKLQA, encoded by the coding sequence TTGGTAAAAAATGATGTATTTAACGCGCGTTCTTCCTTTGAAGTAAACGGCAAACGCTACCACTATTACCGTTTAGCAGCATTGGAAGAAGCAGGCATTGGTAATGTATCCAAATTGCCTTATTCTGTAAAAGTATTACTTGAATCTGTTTTACGCCAATATGATGGCCGTGTAATCACAAAAGAGCATGTTGAAAACTTAGCAAAATGGGGAACAGCTGAACTTAAAGAGGTAGATGTACCATTTAAGCCTTCACGTGTAATCCTACAAGACTTTACAGGTGTACCAGCAGTAGTTGACCTTGCTTCTTTAAGAAAAGCAATGGCTGACCTTGGTGGAGATCCAGACAAAATCAATCCTGAAAAAACGGTTGATCTTGTTATTGACCACTCTGTACAAGTTGATGCTTATGGTTCTGCTGATTCATTAAAGGTAAATATGGATCTAGAATTTGAGCGTAACGCAGAGCGCTACCAGTTCTTAAGCTGGGCTCAAAAATCATTCAACAACTACCGTGCGGTTCCACCAGCAACTGGTATCGTACACCAAGTAAACCTTGAATACTTAGCTGACGTTGTTCACGTTTCTGAAACTGACGGCGAACTAGAAGCATATCCTGACACATTAGTTGGAACTGACTCACATACTACTATGATTAACGGTCTTGGTGTACTTGGATGGGGCGTAGGTGGTATTGAAGCAGAAGCCGGAATGCTTGGACAGCCTTCATACTTCCCAGTTCCTGAAGTAGTCGGGGTTAAGTTAACTGGAGAGCTTCCAAACGGAGCTACTGCAACTGACTTAGCATTAAAAGTAACCCAAGTACTTCGTAGCCAAGGTGTAGTTGGTAAATTCGTAGAGTTCTTCGGACCTGGGGTATCTGTATTACCACTTGCTGACCGTGCTACGATTGCTAACATGGCACCTGAATATGGTGCAACTTGTGGATTCTTCGCTATTGATGGTGAATCTTTAGAATACATGCGCTTAACTGGCCGTGACGAAGAGCAAATTCAAGTTGTTGAACAATATTGCAAAGAAAACGGCTTATTCTTCAATCCTTCAGAAGAGCCAGTTTATACAAATGTAGTAGAAATTGATCTTTCTGTGATCGAAGCAAATCTTTCTGGACCTAAGCGTCCACAAGATCTAATTCCACTTTCAAAAATGAAAGAAGAGTTCACTAAAGCGGTTTCTGCACCACAAGGAAACCAGGGCTTCGGCTTACAAGCTGACGAACTTGCTAAAGAAGCAACAATTAAATTCAATAACGGTGAGGAAGCTGCCATCAAAACAGGTGCTGTTGCGATCGCATCTATCACTAGCTGTACAAATACTTCAAACCCTTACGTTCTTGTTGGGGCAGGTCTTGTTGCGAAGAAGGCCGTTGAACTTGGAATGGAAGTTCCTAAGTTTGTAAAAACTTCTTTAGCACCTGGTTCAAAGGTTGTAACTGGATACCTTCGTGATTCTGGATTACTTCCATATTTAGAACAAATCGGCTTCAACCTTGTTGGTTACGGCTGTACAACATGTATCGGTAACTCCGGTCCATTAAAAGAAGAAATCGAAAAAACAATCGCTGAAAACGATCTTTTAGTTACTTCTGTTCTTTCAGGTAACCGTAACTTTGAAGGACGTATTCACCCGCTTGTAAAAGCTAACTATCTTGCATCACCACCACTAGTGGTAGCCTATGCCCTTGCTGGAACAGTAAACATTGACTTCGCTAATGAAGCAATTGGTAAAGATAAAGACGGCAATGATGTATTCTTCAAAGATATCTGGCCATCCACTGCAGAAGTAAATGATGTAGTAAAACGTACGGTAACTCCTGAATTATTCCGTAGAGAATACGAGAATGTATTCGGTGATAACGAGCGTTGGAACGAAATCAAAACGAGCAATGAGCCATTATATACTTGGGATGAAGATTCTACTTATATTGCTAACCCGCCGTTCTTTGAAGGTCTATCACCAGAACCTGGTACAGTTGAACCTTTAGCAGGACTTCGTGTAGTTGGTAAGTTTGGCGACTCTGTAACAACTGACCACATTTCACCAGCAGGAGCTATTGGTAAAAATACTCCAGCTGGTAAATATTTATTAGAAAAAGGCGTACAGCCTCGTGACTTTAACTCTTACGGTTCTCGCCGTGGTAACCACGAAGTTATGATGCGCGGAACGTTTGCAAACATTCGTATTCGTAACCAAATCGCACCTGGTACAGAAGGCGGATTCACTACTTACTGGCCAACAGGCGAAGTTACTTCTATCTACGATGCATGCATGAAGTACAAAGAAAACGGTACCGGCCTAATGGTTCTTGCTGGTAAAGATTACGGAATGGGCTCATCTCGTGACTGGGCTGCTAAAGGAACAAACCTTTTAGGTATTAAAACTGTTCTTGCAGAAAGCTTTGAGCGTATCCACCGTTCTAACCTTGTATTAATGGGTGTGCTTCCACTTCAATTCAAAGATGGCGATAGCGCTGAAACACTTGGATTAACTGGTAAAGAAACATTCGAAGTACAAGTAGACGAAAATGTAAGACCACGTGATCTTGTAAAAGTTACAGCTACAGACGAAGCTGGCAACAAGAAAGAGTTTGAAGTTCTTGTTCGTTTCGATTCTGAAGTTGAAATTGACTACTATCGTCACGGTGGTATTCTACAAATGGTTCTACGTGAGAAATTACAAGCTTAA
- a CDS encoding phosphotransferase enzyme family protein, translating into MSIHQIAARYDLAPEELIPITSGFQNSVYTYYKDGKEYILRVSNRNRKSLSALENELKFIAALEKEEVSVSRPVPSKYNLLIESVDHFFVVAFEKAQGVPVDVTDANVWNSDVFYNWGKQIGRMHKASQRIQLDRPKWTKEEPDLLDLLPKIESNLIKERYTELLDKLRDFQQDSHLFGLIHNDFHQGNFFVKDRRITIFDFDDCAYHWYAYDLAVSFYHAYWQASSFTPEQTDFSKNFWHHFLKGYYEEHTIDIEMLEQIPTFLKIREIFLYMLFLEKWDLDSLVDWQVYTLEDLKYRIEDQIPYSNVNFKELIDNFK; encoded by the coding sequence ATGAGTATACATCAAATTGCTGCAAGGTATGACCTTGCACCTGAAGAGCTTATCCCCATCACTAGCGGATTCCAAAATTCTGTATATACCTATTACAAAGATGGAAAAGAATATATATTAAGAGTTTCCAATCGAAATAGGAAGAGTCTCTCTGCACTAGAAAATGAATTAAAGTTTATTGCAGCTCTAGAAAAAGAAGAAGTATCCGTCTCACGTCCAGTTCCTTCTAAATATAACCTTTTGATTGAATCAGTGGACCATTTTTTTGTGGTTGCCTTTGAAAAAGCCCAAGGTGTGCCTGTGGATGTTACGGATGCAAATGTATGGAATAGTGATGTATTTTATAATTGGGGAAAACAAATCGGCAGGATGCATAAGGCTTCACAGCGAATACAGCTTGATAGGCCTAAGTGGACAAAAGAGGAGCCCGATCTTCTTGATCTTCTTCCAAAAATTGAATCCAATCTCATTAAAGAGCGATACACTGAACTTTTGGATAAATTAAGAGACTTCCAGCAAGATTCCCATTTGTTTGGGCTTATCCATAATGATTTTCATCAAGGTAATTTTTTCGTAAAGGACAGAAGAATCACTATTTTTGATTTCGATGACTGTGCCTATCATTGGTATGCCTATGATTTGGCTGTTTCCTTTTATCATGCTTACTGGCAGGCGTCATCCTTTACACCAGAACAAACGGATTTTAGTAAGAATTTTTGGCATCATTTTTTGAAAGGGTATTATGAGGAACATACGATAGACATAGAAATGCTGGAACAAATTCCTACTTTCTTGAAAATAAGAGAGATATTTTTATATATGTTATTTTTAGAGAAGTGGGATTTAGACAGCCTGGTGGATTGGCAAGTCTATACGCTCGAAGATTTGAAGTATAGAATAGAGGATCAAATCCCATATTCTAATGTCAATTTTAAGGAATTGATTGACAACTTTAAGTAA
- a CDS encoding small acid-soluble spore protein P codes for MNKNDGKDMRKNAPKQSGQPEPLSGSHKVKNRNHTRAKHNSHHDM; via the coding sequence ATGAACAAAAACGATGGCAAAGATATGAGAAAAAATGCTCCAAAACAATCGGGACAGCCTGAACCATTGAGCGGTTCTCATAAAGTAAAGAACCGTAATCATACCCGAGCAAAGCATAATTCACATCATGATATGTAA
- a CDS encoding class II aldolase/adducin family protein, with amino-acid sequence MISEIKYKKQICDIGKRIYEKGFVAANDGNISIRLSEDEFLITPTGVSKGFLTPEMIIKVNANGEVLEGDYRPTSEMKMHLLVYRERPDIHAVVHVHPPYATAFAIAGIPLNQAIMPEAVVYLGTIPVAEYGTPSTEEVPDSVKKYVHEHQGVLLENHGALTWGRNLEHAYYLMESMEFTAKINWIAKQLDGDRELSKRHVQTLIEMKASMGIKGNSPLGVDTEENVHAKKIISSTGSNLSEQDLHFIVDQVTKNILDELKKHQ; translated from the coding sequence ATGATTTCTGAAATTAAATATAAAAAGCAAATTTGTGATATCGGTAAAAGAATTTATGAAAAAGGGTTTGTAGCTGCGAACGACGGAAACATTTCGATTCGCCTTTCTGAAGATGAATTCCTCATCACGCCTACCGGTGTCAGTAAAGGCTTTTTGACACCCGAAATGATTATAAAGGTAAATGCCAACGGGGAAGTATTAGAGGGAGATTACAGACCCACATCTGAAATGAAAATGCACTTGCTAGTGTATCGTGAGCGGCCGGACATTCATGCTGTTGTTCATGTTCATCCACCATATGCAACTGCTTTTGCCATTGCAGGAATTCCTTTAAATCAGGCAATAATGCCGGAAGCTGTAGTTTACCTCGGGACAATACCAGTAGCAGAGTACGGTACACCTTCAACCGAGGAAGTTCCTGATTCAGTAAAAAAATATGTACATGAGCATCAAGGCGTATTATTAGAAAACCACGGGGCATTAACCTGGGGTAGAAATCTCGAACATGCCTATTACCTTATGGAATCAATGGAATTTACTGCAAAAATTAATTGGATTGCAAAGCAATTAGATGGAGATCGCGAGTTGTCCAAAAGACATGTCCAAACGTTAATTGAAATGAAAGCGAGTATGGGTATAAAAGGAAATTCGCCTCTTGGAGTAGATACTGAAGAGAATGTTCATGCTAAGAAAATTATTTCTTCTACAGGGTCTAATTTATCCGAACAGGACCTTCATTTTATTGTTGACCAAGTGACAAAAAACATCCTTGATGAATTAAAGAAACATCAATAA
- the abc-f gene encoding ribosomal protection-like ABC-F family protein: protein MFTNQKTLLKVTGLDKSFQLRKVLDQIQFEIKNGERIGLVGYNGTGKTTLANILFGKILPDNGHIEKRTDLRIGYLSQSIDYEINDFHQSLFASSNIELLQHAKELGLKKVYDWEETRLSHLSGGEKLKLALSMIWSSKPDFLILDEPTNHLDFKGIEWLVSELEKFHGPVLIISHDRHFLDRTVNRIFELENSKIDFYNGNYSSYRKEKQKRRENHQHQYQVQQRQIDLVEKQMDQLKAWSDKAHQTSTKQSRDYGYKEYHRAKAKKRDTQVKSKMKRLQNELEKNKIDKPVEETAVKFQFENSGKRGKRIIEAKKLTKVYSDRTLFQSTNFYINHGDRIGLLGENGCGKSTLLRMLLNQEHVSDGELWRSDTIKVAYMSQDVDDLPIDKTVIEALGFTDRESILKARTMLANLGLTEALITKPIATLSLGERTRVKLVEMLMKEYDVLILDEPTNHLDLPSREQLERTLTEFAGTIITVSHDYYFLNKLCDRLLVFEEQQIKRVEMKPEEYLNKDNKDVQSSKEELLIIENRIASILGELSTIGQKDPKYLVLDQEFKQLLQQKRNLIS, encoded by the coding sequence ATGTTTACAAATCAAAAAACGCTACTAAAAGTTACAGGTTTAGATAAAAGTTTTCAGTTACGAAAGGTATTAGATCAGATCCAATTTGAAATTAAAAACGGGGAAAGGATTGGTCTTGTAGGCTATAACGGCACCGGAAAAACAACCTTGGCAAATATTCTTTTCGGAAAAATACTACCTGATAACGGGCACATCGAAAAGCGAACAGATCTACGAATTGGCTACCTTTCCCAATCCATTGATTATGAAATAAATGATTTTCATCAGTCGCTATTCGCTAGTTCGAATATTGAGTTGTTACAGCATGCAAAAGAGCTAGGTCTGAAGAAGGTCTATGATTGGGAGGAAACACGCCTATCCCACCTTAGCGGAGGGGAAAAGCTAAAACTTGCCTTATCTATGATTTGGTCCTCTAAACCAGATTTCTTAATACTAGATGAACCAACTAACCATTTAGATTTTAAAGGGATTGAGTGGCTGGTGTCAGAATTAGAAAAATTCCATGGTCCTGTTTTGATTATTTCCCATGATCGACATTTTTTAGACAGAACAGTTAACCGTATATTTGAATTAGAAAATAGTAAGATTGACTTTTACAATGGGAACTATAGCAGCTACCGTAAGGAAAAACAAAAACGCAGGGAGAACCACCAACACCAATATCAAGTCCAGCAACGCCAAATTGATCTAGTTGAAAAGCAAATGGACCAGTTAAAAGCCTGGTCTGATAAAGCTCACCAAACTTCGACCAAACAAAGCAGAGATTACGGATATAAAGAGTATCACCGGGCTAAAGCAAAAAAAAGAGATACACAAGTTAAATCAAAAATGAAACGGCTGCAAAATGAACTCGAGAAAAATAAGATTGATAAACCCGTGGAAGAAACTGCCGTTAAATTCCAATTTGAAAATAGTGGGAAAAGAGGGAAGCGAATAATTGAAGCTAAAAAGCTAACAAAAGTTTATTCAGATAGGACTCTTTTTCAATCCACTAATTTTTACATTAATCACGGGGACCGCATTGGACTATTAGGTGAAAATGGCTGTGGGAAGTCAACTTTACTAAGGATGCTTTTAAATCAAGAACACGTGTCAGATGGTGAACTGTGGAGGAGTGACACTATAAAAGTAGCCTATATGAGCCAGGATGTAGACGACTTGCCAATTGACAAAACGGTGATTGAGGCACTCGGTTTTACAGATAGAGAAAGCATTCTTAAGGCTAGAACTATGCTGGCCAATTTAGGGTTGACGGAAGCTTTGATTACAAAGCCCATAGCCACATTAAGTTTAGGAGAACGGACCAGGGTCAAACTTGTTGAGATGTTAATGAAGGAATACGATGTGCTAATACTAGATGAACCAACCAATCATTTGGACTTACCAAGTAGGGAACAGCTTGAACGGACATTAACTGAATTTGCAGGTACGATTATTACGGTATCACATGATTATTATTTCCTAAATAAACTGTGTGACCGATTGCTAGTGTTCGAGGAACAGCAGATCAAACGAGTGGAAATGAAGCCTGAGGAATATTTGAATAAAGATAATAAAGATGTACAAAGTTCGAAGGAAGAGCTCTTAATTATCGAAAATAGAATAGCTTCTATTTTGGGGGAATTATCCACTATTGGTCAAAAAGACCCGAAATATCTTGTTTTAGATCAAGAATTTAAGCAACTTCTGCAGCAAAAAAGGAATTTAATCAGCTAA
- a CDS encoding NAD-dependent epimerase/dehydratase family protein: MKILVLGGSRFLGRAFVEEALSQNHEITIFNRGNQNACLKDVEILTGDRFGDLNELENRYWDTVLDTSGFIPYTIKNSTELLKDRVNHYTFISSISVYQDWVPENLDETYPVLDISLEKANELSKDVDGPIYEYYGHFKALGEKIVEENFPGKYLNVRAGQLIGPNDYTDRIPYWVHRVAMGGKVLVPGSPNRRIQLIDNKDISLWILNMMTSCSTGTFNATGPNYPLTMEQFIDACIRVTGADAEIVWVNEEFLLDHKVAPWTEMPLWVPENSPLSPELEKPWKGAFSINIDKAVQSGLTFRKMDESLTEIYEWEKTRSLREDEWKSGMRAEREKELLTLLKK; the protein is encoded by the coding sequence TTGAAAATTTTAGTTTTAGGCGGAAGTCGGTTTTTAGGGCGGGCGTTTGTCGAAGAAGCGCTATCTCAAAATCATGAAATAACGATATTTAATCGCGGGAATCAAAATGCCTGTCTAAAGGATGTTGAAATCCTTACTGGTGATCGTTTTGGCGATTTGAATGAACTGGAAAATCGTTATTGGGATACGGTTTTGGATACTAGTGGTTTTATTCCATATACCATAAAAAATAGTACAGAGTTACTTAAAGATCGGGTGAACCACTATACTTTTATTTCTAGTATATCTGTTTATCAAGACTGGGTCCCTGAAAATCTAGATGAAACCTATCCTGTATTAGACATATCGTTGGAAAAGGCAAATGAGCTATCAAAGGATGTGGACGGTCCAATATATGAATATTACGGACATTTTAAAGCATTAGGTGAGAAAATTGTAGAAGAGAATTTTCCTGGAAAGTACTTAAATGTCCGAGCTGGCCAATTAATTGGTCCGAATGACTATACAGATCGTATTCCATATTGGGTACATAGAGTGGCTATGGGTGGGAAAGTTTTAGTCCCTGGAAGTCCAAATCGTCGTATTCAACTGATTGACAACAAAGATATCTCACTGTGGATATTAAACATGATGACCTCTTGTTCAACGGGAACGTTTAATGCAACAGGACCTAATTATCCTCTCACGATGGAACAATTCATAGATGCATGCATTAGGGTGACTGGTGCTGATGCTGAAATAGTTTGGGTGAATGAGGAATTCCTACTTGATCATAAGGTTGCACCCTGGACAGAGATGCCTCTATGGGTGCCTGAAAATTCCCCGCTATCTCCTGAATTAGAAAAGCCATGGAAGGGTGCTTTTTCAATTAATATTGATAAAGCGGTGCAAAGTGGACTTACTTTCAGGAAAATGGACGAAAGTTTAACTGAAATATACGAGTGGGAAAAGACAAGAAGTTTGCGCGAAGATGAATGGAAATCGGGTATGCGAGCAGAAAGAGAGAAAGAGCTTCTCACATTATTGAAAAAATGA
- the sspO gene encoding small acid-soluble spore protein O, whose translation MAKRKSNHVIPGANAAKGQGNGAGFNEELASEQGLSVKEKMNNKKRKKNQ comes from the coding sequence ATGGCAAAGCGCAAATCAAACCATGTAATTCCTGGCGCAAACGCTGCTAAGGGACAAGGGAATGGTGCCGGATTTAATGAGGAATTGGCTAGTGAACAAGGGTTAAGTGTGAAGGAAAAGATGAACAATAAAAAACGTAAGAAAAACCAATAA